From Salipiger profundus, a single genomic window includes:
- the rpsP gene encoding 30S ribosomal protein S16, producing MALKIRLARGGSKKRPHYSIVVSDSRMPRDGRFIEKIGTYNPLLAKDDERRVNMDVERAQYWIGHGAQATDRVQRFLENAGVAEKQTRNNPQKAKPGKAAQERAEAKAAKAAAAAESTEEAGAE from the coding sequence ATGGCCCTCAAGATTCGTCTCGCCCGCGGCGGCTCCAAGAAGCGCCCCCACTACTCGATCGTCGTCTCCGACTCGCGCATGCCGCGTGACGGCCGCTTCATCGAGAAGATCGGCACCTACAACCCGCTGCTCGCCAAGGACGACGAGCGCCGCGTGAACATGGACGTCGAGCGCGCCCAGTACTGGATCGGTCACGGCGCCCAGGCCACCGACCGCGTGCAGCGTTTCCTCGAGAACGCCGGCGTTGCCGAGAAGCAGACGCGCAACAACCCGCAGAAAGCCAAGCCGGGCAAGGCCGCGCAGGAGCGCGCCGAAGCCAAGGCCGCAAAGGCAGCCGCTGCGGCGGAATCCACCGAGGAAGCAGGCGCGGAGTAA
- a CDS encoding GNAT family N-acetyltransferase, translating into MTVSPVITTPRLVLRTPVEADWPAVSDYMRSSRTRFTGGPTASEFDRWRGFLASIGHWTLRGYGFFMVLKGDMPVGRVGLIYHSMWREPELGWNLFDGHEGQGYATEAALAVRGWAYETLGMGALISQIHPENTGSIRVAERLGATRESEGELLGEPCLVYRHPAPDADGSPEAYA; encoded by the coding sequence GTGACCGTCTCGCCCGTCATAACCACGCCGCGCCTCGTGCTGCGGACACCGGTGGAAGCCGACTGGCCCGCCGTGTCCGACTACATGCGCTCGTCGCGGACCCGGTTCACGGGCGGCCCCACCGCGAGCGAATTCGACCGCTGGCGCGGGTTCCTCGCCTCCATCGGGCACTGGACGCTCCGCGGCTACGGCTTCTTCATGGTTCTGAAGGGCGACATGCCGGTGGGCCGGGTCGGCCTCATCTATCACAGCATGTGGCGCGAGCCCGAGCTGGGCTGGAACCTCTTCGACGGTCATGAGGGTCAGGGCTATGCCACCGAGGCGGCGCTCGCCGTTCGTGGCTGGGCCTACGAGACGCTCGGCATGGGCGCGCTGATCTCGCAGATCCACCCCGAGAACACCGGCTCGATCCGCGTCGCGGAGCGGCTCGGCGCCACGCGCGAGAGCGAGGGCGAGCTGCTCGGCGAACCCTGCCTGGTCTACCGTCACCCGGCGCCCGACGCCGACGGCAGCCCGGAGGCCTACGCATGA
- a CDS encoding GNAT family N-acetyltransferase — protein MGHHEIPVLETKRLILRAPEPQDYPDFKATFASYRSRFMGGPLNAYETWMLYAAEIGHWEIRGFGMWMVHLRDTDETVGMAGGWFPAKWPEREIAWIIWPDKAGRGFALEATHRVRRHFYDAQGWEGAVSYIDPKNLDSIRLAERLGAKKDAAAPSIDGSDAVYRHPAPDALRGTQLAHGIDMEIANFQDPLFKPKGWAID, from the coding sequence ATGGGACACCACGAGATTCCCGTGCTCGAGACGAAGCGGCTGATCCTGCGCGCGCCCGAGCCGCAGGACTACCCCGACTTCAAGGCGACCTTCGCCTCCTACCGCTCGCGCTTCATGGGCGGGCCGCTCAATGCCTACGAGACCTGGATGCTCTATGCGGCCGAGATCGGCCACTGGGAGATCCGCGGCTTCGGCATGTGGATGGTCCACCTGCGCGACACCGACGAAACGGTCGGCATGGCTGGCGGCTGGTTCCCCGCGAAATGGCCCGAGCGCGAGATCGCCTGGATCATCTGGCCCGACAAGGCCGGCCGCGGCTTCGCGCTCGAGGCGACGCACCGGGTGCGCCGCCACTTCTACGACGCGCAGGGCTGGGAAGGCGCGGTGTCCTACATCGACCCGAAGAACCTCGATTCCATCCGGCTGGCCGAACGGCTTGGCGCGAAGAAGGACGCCGCCGCCCCGTCGATCGACGGCAGCGACGCGGTCTACCGTCATCCTGCCCCGGATGCGCTGCGCGGCACGCAGCTCGCCCATGGCATCGACATGGAAATCGCGAATTTCCAGGATCCCCTGTTCAAACCGAAAGGCTGGGCCATTGACTGA
- a CDS encoding GNAT family N-acetyltransferase: MSLVTAPRLETERLILRGPEPRDAEPMIAFLLDRPRADGFGASDHRGDAWRWFALNVGHWHLRGYGYFTIELKETGAAAGICGVWNPEGWPEPELGWVVFADHEGKGIAREAALRARRYAYEDLGLTTLTSNIVPGNSRSIALAERLGATYERTYHNYAMGEDLLYRHPGPDEVLG, translated from the coding sequence ATGAGCCTCGTGACCGCCCCCCGCCTCGAAACCGAGCGGCTGATCCTGCGCGGCCCCGAGCCGCGCGACGCCGAGCCGATGATCGCCTTCCTGCTCGACCGCCCGCGCGCGGACGGTTTCGGCGCCAGCGACCATCGCGGCGACGCCTGGCGCTGGTTCGCGCTGAACGTGGGCCACTGGCACCTGCGCGGCTACGGCTACTTTACCATAGAGCTGAAGGAGACCGGCGCGGCGGCGGGCATCTGCGGCGTCTGGAACCCCGAGGGCTGGCCCGAGCCCGAGCTTGGCTGGGTGGTCTTCGCCGACCACGAGGGCAAGGGCATCGCCCGAGAGGCGGCGCTGCGCGCCCGCCGGTATGCCTACGAGGATCTCGGGCTCACCACGCTGACCTCGAACATCGTGCCCGGCAACAGCCGCTCTATCGCGCTGGCCGAACGGCTCGGCGCGACCTACGAGCGGACCTACCACAACTACGCGATGGGCGAGGACCTGCTCTACCGGCACCCCGGCCCCGACGAGGTGCTCGGATGA
- a CDS encoding chorismate mutase: protein MTETHDPVNRAAALLKDHRESIDRLDAILVFTLAERFKHTQAVGVLKAHHDLPPSDPAREEKQIARLQDLAEKADLDPDFAKKFLNFVIQEVIKHHERHQS, encoded by the coding sequence TTGACTGAGACGCATGATCCCGTTAACCGCGCCGCCGCGCTTCTCAAGGACCACCGCGAGAGCATCGACCGGCTGGACGCGATTCTCGTCTTCACCCTGGCCGAGCGGTTCAAGCACACCCAGGCCGTGGGCGTCCTCAAGGCGCATCACGACCTGCCCCCCTCCGACCCCGCGCGGGAAGAAAAGCAAATCGCGCGGCTCCAGGATCTGGCGGAGAAGGCGGATCTCGATCCGGACTTCGCCAAGAAATTCCTGAATTTCGTCATTCAGGAAGTCATCAAGCACCACGAACGACACCAATCGTGA
- the ffh gene encoding signal recognition particle protein gives MFENLSERLGGVFDRLTKQGALSEDDVRTALREVRVALLEADVSLPVARQFIKAVEKKATGAAVTKSVTPGQQVVKIVHDELISVLAGEGEPGSLRIDSPPAPILMVGLQGGGKTTTTAKLAKRLKERDGKKVLMASLDVNRPAAMEQLAILGQQIGVDTLPIVKGEDPVAIAKRAKTQAGLGGYDVYMLDTAGRLSIDEELMSQVEAVRDVTTPRETLLVVDGLTGQDAVHTAENFDTRIGISGVVLTRMDGDGRGGAALSMRAVTGKPIKFVGLGEKMDALETFEPDRVAGRILGMGDIVALVEKAQQTLEAEQAERMMKRFSKGQFNMNDLKMQLEQMIKMGGMGAMMQMMPGAGKMAKQMDEAGMDDSILRQQIALINSMTKRERANPQILQASRKKRIAKGAGMEVSDLNKLLKMQRQMSDMMKKMGKMGKGGMLKQAMKGMFGKGGAPEGMDPSQMDPKQIEAAAKAMGGKMPGGMGGMGGGGLPPGLSGFGKKK, from the coding sequence ATGTTCGAAAATCTATCCGAACGCCTAGGCGGCGTCTTCGACCGGCTGACGAAACAGGGCGCCCTGTCCGAGGATGACGTCCGCACCGCCCTGCGCGAGGTGCGCGTCGCCCTGCTCGAGGCCGACGTCTCGCTGCCCGTGGCGCGCCAGTTCATCAAGGCCGTCGAGAAGAAGGCCACCGGCGCGGCGGTCACCAAGTCGGTGACGCCGGGCCAGCAGGTGGTGAAGATCGTCCACGACGAGCTGATCTCGGTGCTCGCCGGCGAGGGCGAACCCGGCAGCCTGCGCATCGACAGCCCGCCCGCGCCGATCCTGATGGTCGGCCTGCAGGGCGGCGGCAAGACGACGACCACCGCCAAGCTGGCGAAACGCCTGAAGGAGCGCGACGGCAAGAAGGTCCTGATGGCCTCGCTCGACGTCAACCGCCCCGCTGCGATGGAGCAGCTGGCCATCCTCGGTCAGCAGATCGGCGTCGACACCCTGCCCATCGTCAAGGGCGAAGACCCCGTTGCCATCGCCAAGCGCGCCAAGACGCAAGCGGGTCTCGGCGGTTACGATGTCTACATGCTCGACACCGCCGGCCGCTTGTCGATCGACGAAGAGCTGATGAGCCAGGTCGAGGCGGTCCGCGACGTGACCACGCCGCGCGAGACGCTGCTGGTGGTCGACGGCCTCACCGGCCAGGACGCCGTGCACACCGCCGAGAACTTCGACACCCGCATCGGCATTTCGGGTGTCGTGCTGACCCGGATGGACGGCGACGGCCGCGGCGGTGCCGCACTGTCGATGCGCGCCGTCACCGGCAAGCCGATCAAGTTCGTCGGCCTCGGCGAGAAGATGGATGCGCTCGAAACCTTCGAGCCGGACCGTGTCGCGGGCCGCATCCTCGGCATGGGCGACATCGTCGCGCTGGTCGAGAAGGCGCAGCAGACGCTCGAGGCCGAGCAGGCCGAGCGCATGATGAAGCGCTTCTCGAAGGGTCAGTTCAACATGAACGACCTCAAGATGCAGCTCGAGCAGATGATCAAGATGGGCGGCATGGGCGCGATGATGCAGATGATGCCCGGCGCCGGGAAGATGGCCAAGCAGATGGACGAGGCCGGTATGGACGATTCCATCCTGCGCCAGCAGATCGCCCTCATCAACTCCATGACCAAGCGCGAGCGCGCCAACCCGCAGATCCTGCAGGCGTCGCGCAAGAAGCGCATCGCCAAGGGCGCAGGCATGGAGGTGTCGGACCTCAACAAGCTGCTGAAGATGCAGCGCCAGATGTCCGACATGATGAAGAAGATGGGCAAGATGGGCAAAGGCGGCATGCTGAAACAGGCCATGAAGGGCATGTTCGGCAAGGGCGGCGCGCCCGAGGGCATGGACCCGTCGCAGATGGACCCCAAGCAGATCGAGGCCGCGGCCAAGGCCATGGGCGGCAAGATGCCCGGTGGCATGGGCGGTATGGGCGGTGGCGGCCTGCCGCCGGGTCTCAGCGGCTTCGGCAAGAAGAAATAA